acagttctgaaggtctacatGGCACCGACAGGCCCGATCTAGGGGGAGGAGAGGCATTTGCCGAGAGCGGCAAAAACTTAGGCGCGCCAAAGTTGACTTATTCCCATCCTTTATCATCTCAATCAGAATCAATCTTCCAAACTAGCCATAACTACTatgtttgagaattttaccttcCAACTTAATTCAGGTTGGATAGttgaaatattaaagtactttacttaaatattccccCCATTGTACCCTAACAAAACTAGCTCATGACTCACATGGTTTTCTACATGTTAAGGGCGGCGACAGTAATATTTTCACAGAGCGGCTAAATACATACCTACATCGGGCCCTGAAGGTTACcttcgataaaatatataaaatataaatctttttttttcgggataattGTAGAAATCTAGCCTCCCTCTGCCAGACACTTATGACAATTGCTTCCCACTACTAGACCACCTCAAAGTTTAGTACTTTAGGCACTTTGCAGTGGAAAGGTAGTGGAAATCAGCTGTCAAAAATGACCGACAGTGGGAGACGAGATTCCTACAATGGCCCcgaagaaaataaagttaaaaaaaaaccgttAGGTAGACCTGACGAACTGGATACCTTCTAAaagcagtagcggcgttagagGGGGGCGACGGCTAAAAAAGGGCGCCGAACGCAAACAAAAGTGCTAGAAAACGGCGGCTTTTTTAAGAACTACCTGGGCGCCGACCGccaaagaaatctcgcccagggcgctggtagtgctaaaaccggccctgcATAAAAGTAACCGCGACCTAAACTCCATaattgctggtcgttcttacctctataagCGTCATACACACAAGGACTTTCAGTACTTCAGacttataaaatgacgaaagtctggctgtcgctggcccTTACCCTACCAGTAAAGTGTACGTACCTAccgaaaaatttcaaaaaaaaaatccaatggGGGAAAATAATTTACAggatatatatacatataaatacataagtgtatgtgaaaataaataatatgtataataaaaaaatactacttcAATACTGCTaatttcacaatgaactctatttaagggacacatacacatcctaaagccGTGATAGTCAAATTGCGGCCCGCAGGCCGCATGCGGGATGTGGCCGTTATTTGTGcggtaaaattatttgaatgttcAACTATACTATACAAtggttaaaattatttaattataaacgtAACTGGCCAATTCTGGCCGGTTATCTTTGTTTGTTATATACCTATTTAGTtaatttttgttgttgttattaAAGTTTGATTTAGTTAACAAATGCCAAAATAATAACCTATTCTAGTTGTTGTatagggcctgattacacctatcGACTAAAGTGGCGAGACTGAGTTCTCGATCAAAAAATTTGCCGAGAGTACTGTCTCGCCActttactcggtaggtgtaaaaaAGGCATTAGTGTGGAACTGCTCTTGAAGCGCCCTTCACATATTCTGCGGCCTCACATTGTCATGTGTGGCCCTTGGCCAGTAAAGTGTGACGACCGCTGAcctaaaagtattatcactttgttttgttacatcctacATAATTATTTCTCCCCACTGGAATTGAAACAATCTGTATATATTTGATGGTTGGATGGACTCTAAAAAGTTACgaacaaaaagttaaaaagacATGTCCTTTCGAtcgcggaaaaacgagacacaatagcttatctattgttatcgcggccggatgtggccgcttggggcttcatgaattaatgaTGAAGCGTGATTCAAAAACTAACCAAAGTACTAAACGATTAAAAACACCACCACACaatattatgagctcttaaatccattcactttacgtccttatacagtcagataaggacgtaaaaagaatggatttaagagctcatgatagaggcccagatGCCCAATATAAAGTCTTATTATAATGTGCAGTATATATGCAATATATGCAAAACTTTGTCTATTTACGTTCGTTGCTACCAAAGTCATCAAGTCTGGGGCAGACAGATGGAGAGATATTAGAAATTATAAAGATTCATTCGTCCTTTTAGTTACTGGGAATTCTAAGGAGTTTTAAAAGATATAAGCGACCAAAGCTTCCTATCTCTTTCTAGCAAAACGAaattaaggctgcgtttccaccggagatgACTTGCGAGGGATATGTTggtgagaaccaatagaatcgcttcattggcatgaccttgccatgacatcgcttagcgcggcgatgctattggatcttaaaaacacattccttgcaacacatctctggtggaaacgcagccttactaTGGACTTTGCACGCATTGTGAATGACATGACGTCAGGGCGCACATCGGATCTCTCTTTCTACCAACACTACTTTAAGGTAATTTAACTATGAAAATTATGTAACaagatagttttatttttctatttatatttagTTCTGCTAAAAGCCTAATGTCGTTCTATTCGGCAAGAATCTAGATAGGCTATCTGACCGCTAGAATTAGATACATGTCCAAAGATGTCATGAATACATGTCACAAGAATATGTAATTTTACATAAAAGTGGATCATCTCTACTGAAACTTCTACATCCTTTCAATAATGCTTTGTATGAAATACATTATGGATGaaagcaaaatattttgttttataccaACACTATCAAGTGGTGTAACACAgagtgttatatttttataaaatcagtCTGTTAGATTCCCTGTTATGGAAATTGATTTTCTGAAAACTTATAATGCAGTTTTAGAAAGAGAAGTCTAGTTTCAAAATTCGCTTAATATAATGCATACTCCATTGAGCGGTTGCGTTATTTGTTTTCTATAAAAACAAATTCTGCCATTTACAACTACACTACTCTGTGATAAACCTATAATAGGCGGCCGCGATGAGCTTCGgacataatgttatattatggcTTATATTATACCTGTATTATATCAACATGCTTTGCATTCTGTCCGCGTGTGTCTTTAATTTAATCCGTCTGATTTGCTAGTAATCTATAATTCCTaagaaattttgtttttattagtctattaaataaaacctaaatttagAATACACATAAGAAGGTGGAGGCACGTGACGTTATcctgaaattgaaaataatatttaatcttCGTATTGAATTTCAGACCCCTTAAAAATTCGGATAGACTAAAGTTGAAAATACTATATCAAATACTGAATTTATAAAAGCGCGTCGTTTATACggcataacaaaatatatgtcttTTGGTAAGTTATACAATCTAAATTCAACATACATTTTGGTAGAccactaagtgtctaaacactctaggccgaagttacgcggcgtaaattccgcatgattacgtccgcaatgtcaaacgcatacaaaatacgaacggaacgcgacggaatagtgtgtcatcagtaatttaaaatacattgcgggcggaatcatgcggaatttacgccgcgtaacttcggcctagtgtgtttagacactaagtagCAACAACTGTTCaactcaaatttttttaacacttacagtgttgagttttaagttaattaaaaacatacttaaagtttttaaattcgatTTTGTACCGCTTACCaaaaataggtacttacatagaaaaactttataatattacaaagatattatttaaaagttttgaTCATTATTACTTTGTCAATTGTTACCAGCATATGaaagtaattttgtaaaatatacatgaaagtaataattaaaaagtctAGATATTTTCTAGTTACACTTTATTAAGTGTATGAAGTAGAAAATGTGTTTCTCCCATACTTGGTCAATGAAATACTTGCtaataatcataattatatCTATCTTATCTCATCAGTCAATTCACAATGAAGAGAGAGTgcgaaagaaagaaaaaatttaCGAATGCAAATTGTGCATAGAGTgagatatattttaaaataatctcaaAAAGCGTTAGGTATCAATGCTTAATTTCACTGAGCTAGTAAGAATTGGCAATATGTTCAACAtaaagaagcgcttacacgggcaatacttgctcggcgacacgaatagagcgatctggagcaatatggagcaatttatttcatatcgctcaatgtcatatagctcaaatattcgatggccacattactcaatattgtattgcgcaatattgctgcttgttgccgcaaattgcttgatgtagtcgtgacgtcaaagttgacgagaattgactggtgttgagcaattttagttgcccgtataagcgcacCATAACAATATGGTAAGCATTACACTTCATGTCATTCATTAACATACTAAGTACTCATCAGTTGTAAAGGTTCATGTTTTTGTGCTTTGGAGTATGTTCATAGATACAAACCACAAAACATAACACCCATATGGGAATGCCATTGTCAAAAAAACTCGTTTACTTTTGGCAACACCAATACTGAGATGTTTTTTGTCATGACAGGATAATTCTTCATTACTAAATGAAGATTCAGCCTCCTTCATAGATTTTTATAAACACAAGTGAGTATTAGTCAAATTCATTATAGATTTACCTTTCAGTGTGCTGTGAGACGATGAGGTTGTTATCACTTGACTTATTTTGTACTGTCATTTCAGAAGTTTTTGATGTTTCGAGATATATGAATGCAAGGAAAATTACTTTTCTCTGTATGCTTTGCTCTTAGAAAGAGCTTTTGGAAGATATTATTTCCCCTGGAATAAATCCCTTATAAGATACTTAGGCCCGCCCGTGTATCGAAGTTGTTAACCCTTGCTATTGGGTCACACCTCTAGCACAACCCTCTTCAAGAGGTGCCGGGCCTGTAGGAATAAAATACAAGGCATTAATAAAGTGAAATACATCACGAGAGCCATCGGGAGCTTCACAGCTCAAGGCTCCAAAAAAATAgacttaaaataataagtaacaaAGAAAGTTTATCTATACCTTTAAAAATAGAGCACTGAGGCTTTACGATGGCTCTAGTGAGCTAAAGAGAGTAAAAAACAGATTGTGATCCTACCTTAAGCAATGTGTTGATTTCCCTCAACGAGGTAATAGGAAATCCTTCCTTTTCCTTTTCCATTTTGAGTCGTTTCAGAGCAACAATTTCATCTGTAGTTTTATCTCGTGCTCTATACACAACTCCGTAGGTGCCTTCTTCAATTCTATTAAGGCACTGAAACTCCTCTACAGATCGACAACCCtataaatataacataaaatactttaataacaaaacaaaaacacatCTCTATACACATACTTTCTGAAGATGTTTTAATTGTGAAAGATAAAAGAAAacatttctttttcttttttctttcaaTGTATTTTGAGATCCCTTCGCATTTTTTGCGTATGCAACGCGTACGCAAGCAACGACGCTTTGTGCgactaaggctggtataaatagtcagtacttagatgcgacccggtctcaagacgcggctctgtgattggttcaaattttgacagccaaccaatcacagagcctgaaccgtgtcttgagaccgagatgcatcttgagtactgactatttataccagcctaagttAGGCGGTCAATCTCAATCCTCGTAAAAAGAAACTTGTGTTAATAAAGAAACAATATTACTTCCTAATTAAattgaaatcaatttttttctttcaacTTTCTCgacaataataacaaattagaTAGATCAACACTTACATGAGCTTTGGTGTGGTGCACTGTTTACTTTGACAATGTTACTGCTAAACAATGGCAATTGTAAGAAATACTTTTTGATATCTAGTTATCTCACTACTAGGTGTATATTTACCTGTAATGCTGGGTAATATGGCGGTAAAGCATTCAATGCTGCTTCCTTTGATTTTATACTCTCGTCGTCCTCCACAGGTTTTTCCTCTTCAGAGGCGACTTTTCCATTTTCGTCAGGCAATGGCGGTGAAAATGAATGTGACCGGCTTCTACTTTTGGATCGTGATCGAgaccttaaaaataaaatatgtttatgaaTAATTACCAGTGATCGGAGTAGGTATATTGATTTTTGCTACTTGTATCATAAATGTTCATAGAAAGGATAATGTGGATAAGTCATTATTCCAGGAAGTTATTCCGGTATTTCCGGACTCAATCAAAGATGgttttgtacgtgggagagccatgcttcggcacgaatgggccggctcgaccggagaaataccacgttctcacagaaaaccggcgtgaaacagcgcttgcgctgtgtttcgccgagtgagtgagtttaccggaggcccaatttcctaccctattcgcttccctaccctctcctattcccttccctttccttccttaccctcccctattaccctgttccctcttaaaaggccggcaacgcacttgcagctcttctgatgctgcgagtgtccatgggcgacggaagttgctttccatcaggtgacccgtttgctcgtttgccccctttatttcattaaaaaaaaaaaatgttggtaatccatactaattccaTACTATATGgtaccttatattataaatgcaaaagtgtgtctgtctgttacctcttgacgcccaaaccggtgaaccgaatttgctgaaatttgtatggagatactttgagtcctgagaaaggacataggatactttttgtcccaggaaaatgtacggttcccgcgcgataaatgagttttggcgcaacggagttgcgggcatcatctagtttaccataattttaatgaataatgGATGAAATCGACTTAAATATAagtcttattttttaaaattactactaatttaaattttggtttaaaatattaacaaagtCCGGGATTTCGAGGGAAtgtctatattattatgtatgtttccGATTGTCTACCTCATTTCAATCTACCTACTCCGCTCACTGATAATAATTACATAGACACACAGTCAAAATATGGACAACAAATTGATTCAATACGGCTTTTATTACATTCATGGAACTTCAAATTCAAATGAGTTTATTGTATGCACATAACATGATTTTGGacaaatttgaaaataataattagggttACCTATTTGATCTTTCAGATGATGGGCTACGTTGTAGCGATTTTGGTGATGGTGATTTTGAGGTCTGTCTTGATTTGGGTTTATCAAAGTCCTCTTTATCTTCTTCATCTTCCTTGTCAGATTTTTCATCTCCATTATCATCAGATTTTGACTCAGCTTCAGAATCTGAAGCTGTTTCAGAACTTTCTTCTGTATCCGTATTGGAATGTTCAcctaaaatagaaataaaatatttctcaactatatgaaatgaaatgaaatacgtcgtgtctacatgagacctaccaccggttcgggaactaccccgccgagaaaaaccgtaagaaactcgcacggggccaccttttaccaagaaagtggaaaataacaataatagcttaagctaaattacactaagtatgtaaaaatatagtaccattttatatatatatatatatatatatatatatatatatatatatatatatatataatggtctatatatatatataaatctcggaatcggctctaacgattttcatgaaatttagtatatagggggtttcgggggcgataaatcgatctagctaggaatcatttttagaaaatgtcattttattcgtgttttatcgaataccgagcgatcggtcaaatagctagtaatttatatacaTAGTTCTTCTTGTAAGAATTACATAATCtatattacaaattatattaagCTTTATAAtacaatcagagaagttgattcatgggCAAATGGCAGATCTACATAGTTCAGTTGTTTTATGTCAAATCCTGCTGaccaacattaaattgacataaacaaaacaaaatgaaaaaggtccgtcaactgcctatgaatcaattttgtttgatagtacatataaaacatttttgaacTTGAATGAATGAATTTACAAGCATCTACATACCTTCCTCAGGCTCAGAATGTGGTGATGTGCTTTTCATTTCAACGTCACTAGCATCTGAAACTGTAACAACCGAGTCTCCATAGCTGGGCGAGTGATTGGTTTTGTTCTTTTTGTTTGCACCCTCATCAGGAGACACTGAACGTTTTTTGCCACGGCGTCTACGCTCTTCTCTTCTTGCTTCCAGTTCACCTCGGGACTCATGCTTCCTTTTCACCATTTCTCTttctaaaaagttaaaaaattgctaattttaagtaatcttacaacttacaacagactaacacaataattattattatagtgctGTCACTtgacatggctatttgtatttgctattGGTTGTATTTGGCAACATTATTGACGAATAtgcaaataaaggcaaatacgaCCTTCCACACACGGCAGTCAAATAGCAAACTTACAAACATTCAATTCAGAATTTTTGAATCAGGTTTGTGTTCACCAATACAATGTCGGATGTCAGTTATAGACTTcgaatatttattacaataaattggACCACTTTCGTTTTCCGATGTTTACGCCACTCTCAAAATATACCGTCTGTTGTCAAGTTGACAGCACCGgtttatttgtgtatttttttttttatgaaataaggggcaaacgagcaaacgggtcacctgatggaaagtaacttccgtcgcccatggacactcgcagcatcagaagagctgcaggtgctttgccggcctttgaagagggaatagggtaataggggagggtagggatgggaagggaagggaataggggagggtaggaaagggaatagggtaggggattgggcctccggtaaactcactcactcggcgaaacacagcgcaagcgctgtttcacgccggttttctgtgagaacgtggtatttctccggtcgagccggcccattcgtgccgaagcatggctctcccacgtatttgcctatttgactcttttgatgtgcgtcaaaaaccgacaaaggtATGGATATGTGtatttgtcaaataggcaaataaggccaatactTTGTCAAACATACCATCTACATATGGTGATTGTTTGGTGAatacatcaaatacgcaaatacaaatagccatgtgaagtgccagcaTAATATGCACCATGAAGTTTGCAACTCAAACATAAGTTAATCTTACCAGCTTCTAGTAGCCTCTTTCTTCTTTCTTGTTGGTGTTTGTCCAAGGATGACTGCCTTTCAGTTTTGGATGAATCCTTTTCATAATTCACACTTTTTTTGTCTTGTGTTTGTAATTGTTTAGTTATTCTTTTACTTAGCAACCTACTTCTTAAATCTTCTAATTCCTTATCACCTGAACTCCTCTCCCTGTTTTCTTTTTCATTGTTTTGTGTCGTTTTGCTGTCATCAGCCAACACCCTTAACCTAGACTCAATTCTATCATTTTCTAAATTTTTCCGATCTGCTTCGGAATACTTAAATTGCCTATCACGATTTACATACATTTCTCTATTTCTCTGCATCTCTTTTTCTTTGTAAACCTCCTTTTCTCTATAAGCTTCCTTTGGTCTAGCAGATTCTCTGTACTGTGGATCTCTATAGACTTCCCTTTCTCTATAATGTTCTCTCTCTCTGTACGGATCCTTTTCACGGTACAATTCCTTTTCCCTGTACATGTCTTTCTCTCTAACCTCCCTTTCCCTATACATTTCTTTTTCACGGAGTTCTTTTTCTCGTATTTCTTTTTCCCTGTATGCCTCCTTTTCTCTATAGTATTGTTTTTCCCTATAGTACTCTTTGGACATTTCCTCTCTTTCGAGGTTTTTAAGTTcgcctttatttttttctggctTATCGCGTTCCCTGTTGAAAAACAATTAGTTGGTTGTACATGCCCAGAGCAATGAGTCAGAccttaaaatacatttattattagtCACGCAGATGTTACGCAAAAAttcttaaacaaataaaataaggcTTACCTGTAcagatgttttttttcttttctgaCGGTTTCCTTGTATCTATCCTTGAGAGATCTTTTGTGACCTCTTTTGTCTCTATGAGACCTGACAATTGCCTGTGGTGGTTTTATTACTAAGGAATCTGCATTATCCCGATCTTCATCGGACAGGctaaaatgaaatttatatacACTTTCACCATGTGCTATGTTATATTATTCATTAACCCCTTTTGTAGAATTTTTTCAaaagatataatatgtatacctaTTATAGTTTAGTGTCCCCAACCTAACCCTACAAACATATTTATCAGtcaaaaattctaaaatgttTCTTGAATGTGCCTTACATTGCACATTGTACTtgtaatatacaaaaaacaagCGGAGATCTAGTTGTCTCATAGATTGCATTCCGACATAAAAAAGGCTTATTACACTTTTAACGCATTCTAACTGAAACATATTACAGAAAGATATTTTCATACGCTTGGTGCTAAATGTTTAGCATATTACAATTACAGGAAATAACCTCTACTTGGGTAGCAGAACATTTGCTTCCTATAAAATCCAATGCGTCATAGTTGTACGGTATCATGATAATAAGATCGCCATAAGGTATCATGGTGAACATAGACTTATATTATGTGCAAGACTTACCTAAAATCCAACTCATCTTGTGCAGGACTACGTGCCAATTCTCCATCCTCACTTTGATCATCCTCGTAGTTACTCATAGTAGGTATAGTTCAACCTAACTTGTACACTTTTCCGAGTCTTTTAAAGAATACAATTGCTTAGTGAACTTTAAAACACtttagaaaataaacaaaatcatAAAGATTCGATAAATTTAACAGTGATTCACAATAATTCACAAAATTTCACCAAGCTTCGAcgccattttaaaatattttaatcatcatAGACTATAGATATAAGTtgctgtgaaaaaaaaatgtctatgaCCGATTACCagtaaaataacgtttacgtacCGTTTTTTTCATAATGTCGCGGCCGCATATGCGTGCTGTAGTGCGTAGTCGGTAGTGCTTCGCGCTAAAACTGACACTATtagacgatctgcgtgtatcgtccaatagtatcgtctcatagcacgaagatTCGTACGATAAacgcaggtgcggccgggcCATTATGGTAAATAATGTGACATTGGTAAGCCagatatttcataatttttgtaACGATATctaatatacctattaaaataactatatttatggatgtttatttcttatttttttaatttgattattaaaCAGTTGTCATTTTAGTAACGGCACGGCCGCACCTGAGTCGAGCTAtgagcttcgtgctatgagacgataccatgaggtattttctatttttttttatttgattgtcaaacagtttccattttagtaactagatggcgtatgggtagaaaACTATCAGTattaccagggaataccatcaataattgctacaaaactgtgcaaaagaatgtaaaacttgatatatttcaatttgaaaaagaagcaataatattccaatgaataggataataaagttgttataacgatgttttagttaAAACTCATGGAataaatagccctatttaccgatattcacaccaaatatcacaggaattatacattttgttttgacAACACTTGTGCAAGATTACGGATATTTagtggctaatattttaccaataatgaatatcaaaaacccgaataacacaatttgggaaaaaagaataaaaaccacatggtgtggtttttattcttctattttttattgtattgtttattcttctattataaaaaatagaagaagtttgaaagtgacatgcccgccaaaactctttcagttgtctgttttcagtttgacaagtattaaattttgttagcaTGTTCCTTAACtgttaccagtatactggcTATCACTTAGGCGTATGCTCTTCGTGAAATTTAAGCTACTTGATTtttgtcacacttgacagtacactgatatttcaAGTCGGtggggaaccaatagaaaatctagaagtctCTATGGTCGCGCCGTCTGGTGGAAATTAAAAACAAGAAAACAACCCATTGgccgatacacgcagatcgtccaatagtatcgtttttagcgcgaagcactacgcatatgcggccgcggcattcCTACGAGACTTCCTCGTAGATGGCGTATGAGTAGACCATCATTAATTGCTTTAAttctgggcaaaagaatgtaaaacttgatacatttcaatttgaaaaaaagggcaataatattccaatgaataggtaataaagttattataacgatgttttagtaAAAACTCACGttagaaatagccctatttaccaaatgtcacaggaattacaaatgttggttttgacaacaccttacctgcacttgtgcacgataacgaaaaTTTTATGGCTAATGTTTTGAGTAATTCTCCAAGGCCCCTCAAAATGTGGTCACACGCTCTTTACTACTACCCTAATAAACATACAGCCTTCAGATCTTGCAGATCAAACACACGTTATtcctcatttatttaagtatctgatttcaataaaaaacatctataattatttatagtttttattgaaTGGTTAATTCAATGTCAAAATCGGGGGCAAAATCGGTGTTCTCCGCGTGTCACACTCTGTTCGCGCTTACGGTaagctttaataacttttgtattctattcatTAGCATAGAGTGTGataaatcaaaataatctagattaactgggctacctaattcctaaaataaaataatgttatgccttaagttaaaaaagttactaGGCATAACGTCTGTGTCACACGATTTTGCTAGTTTCACGAGCGGGTAATAAAACTGCACCTATCTTCCAAACGCGACTTGTGGTTACACGTTTTAGCTGCACCAACGCTCAGTGTCTTTCCAGCATCTGTACAGGGGACTCAAACCCTCGTTGTttcaaaacaaagaaaatataagataagatattccttaaaaattttGTGGTCGCTGTAGTCACGTAACTTTTGCGAGCATGttttgaatgataataatttataattatgacacTCTTCTCAAATTAAGAAATAAGGTATATGATCGAGATTATTTCCtagtactttgtttgtttatttacctatta
This DNA window, taken from Aricia agestis chromosome 11, ilAriAges1.1, whole genome shotgun sequence, encodes the following:
- the LOC121731490 gene encoding cyclin-dependent kinase 11B isoform X1 translates to MSNYEDDQSEDGELARSPAQDELDFSLSDEDRDNADSLVIKPPQAIVRSHRDKRGHKRSLKDRYKETVRKEKKHLYRERDKPEKNKGELKNLEREEMSKEYYREKQYYREKEAYREKEIREKELREKEMYREREVREKDMYREKELYREKDPYREREHYREREVYRDPQYRESARPKEAYREKEVYKEKEMQRNREMYVNRDRQFKYSEADRKNLENDRIESRLRVLADDSKTTQNNEKENRERSSGDKELEDLRSRLLSKRITKQLQTQDKKSVNYEKDSSKTERQSSLDKHQQERRKRLLEAEREMVKRKHESRGELEARREERRRRGKKRSVSPDEGANKKNKTNHSPSYGDSVVTVSDASDVEMKSTSPHSEPEEGEHSNTDTEESSETASDSEAESKSDDNGDEKSDKEDEEDKEDFDKPKSRQTSKSPSPKSLQRSPSSERSNRSRSRSKSRSRSHSFSPPLPDENGKVASEEEKPVEDDESIKSKEAALNALPPYYPALQGCRSVEEFQCLNRIEEGTYGVVYRARDKTTDEIVALKRLKMEKEKEGFPITSLREINTLLKGQHPNIVTVREIVVGSNMDKIFIVMDYVEHDLKSLMETMRGKKQVFLPGEVKCLMTQLLNAVHHLHDNWILHRDLKTSNLLLSHKGVLKVGDFGLAREYGSPLRQYTPIVVTLWYRAPELLLCCKEYSTPIDMWSVGCIFAEFVTMNPLFPGKSEVDQLNRIFKDLGSPSELLWPGYKELPAVQKMTFAEHPAGGLRQRVGADLLSETGLGLLQGLLTYNPARRLTAEAALDHEYFKEHPVAIDPAMFPTWPAKSEGNKRSTHSPRPPAGGAAYAQFARADAEDARAFKVTARSLNVAPGFSLKF
- the LOC121731490 gene encoding cyclin-dependent kinase 11B isoform X2; the encoded protein is MSKEYYREKQYYREKEAYREKEIREKELREKEMYREREVREKDMYREKELYREKDPYREREHYREREVYRDPQYRESARPKEAYREKEVYKEKEMQRNREMYVNRDRQFKYSEADRKNLENDRIESRLRVLADDSKTTQNNEKENRERSSGDKELEDLRSRLLSKRITKQLQTQDKKSVNYEKDSSKTERQSSLDKHQQERRKRLLEAEREMVKRKHESRGELEARREERRRRGKKRSVSPDEGANKKNKTNHSPSYGDSVVTVSDASDVEMKSTSPHSEPEEGEHSNTDTEESSETASDSEAESKSDDNGDEKSDKEDEEDKEDFDKPKSRQTSKSPSPKSLQRSPSSERSNRSRSRSKSRSRSHSFSPPLPDENGKVASEEEKPVEDDESIKSKEAALNALPPYYPALQGCRSVEEFQCLNRIEEGTYGVVYRARDKTTDEIVALKRLKMEKEKEGFPITSLREINTLLKGQHPNIVTVREIVVGSNMDKIFIVMDYVEHDLKSLMETMRGKKQVFLPGEVKCLMTQLLNAVHHLHDNWILHRDLKTSNLLLSHKGVLKVGDFGLAREYGSPLRQYTPIVVTLWYRAPELLLCCKEYSTPIDMWSVGCIFAEFVTMNPLFPGKSEVDQLNRIFKDLGSPSELLWPGYKELPAVQKMTFAEHPAGGLRQRVGADLLSETGLGLLQGLLTYNPARRLTAEAALDHEYFKEHPVAIDPAMFPTWPAKSEGNKRSTHSPRPPAGGAAYAQFARADAEDARAFKVTARSLNVAPGFSLKF